Proteins encoded within one genomic window of Paenarthrobacter sp. JL.01a:
- the pucL gene encoding factor-independent urate hydroxylase, with translation MTMSNNIVLGENQYGKAEVRVVKVTRDTDRHHIEDLNVTSQLRGDFQAAHLEGDNSHVVATDTQKNTVYAFAREGIGSPESFLLRLADHFTGGFDWVTGGRWEAESYAWDRIQAHGEGHDHSFVRNGQEVRTAVVVRDGATTHVISGLKDLTVLKTTQSGFVGYPRDKYTTLPETTDRILATDVSARWRYNTNLDVSSTDFNKSYDDIKALLLEGFTENYSHALQQTLFDMGKKVLEAHSEVAEIKFSMPNKHHFLVDLSPFGLDNPNEVFFAADRPYGLIEATVQRENIEAAPVAWSGIAGFC, from the coding sequence ATGACCATGAGCAACAACATCGTCCTCGGCGAAAACCAGTACGGCAAGGCAGAAGTCCGCGTCGTCAAGGTCACTCGGGATACAGATCGCCACCACATCGAAGACCTGAACGTCACCTCGCAGCTGCGCGGCGATTTCCAGGCCGCACACCTTGAGGGCGACAACAGCCACGTCGTTGCCACCGACACGCAGAAGAACACCGTCTACGCGTTCGCCCGTGAAGGCATCGGCTCCCCCGAGTCCTTCCTCTTGCGCCTCGCAGACCACTTCACCGGCGGCTTCGACTGGGTCACCGGCGGCCGCTGGGAAGCCGAATCCTACGCATGGGACCGCATCCAGGCCCACGGCGAGGGTCACGACCACAGCTTCGTCCGCAACGGACAAGAGGTGCGTACCGCCGTCGTCGTCCGTGATGGCGCAACCACCCACGTAATTTCCGGCCTCAAGGACCTGACCGTCCTCAAGACCACGCAGTCCGGCTTTGTCGGCTACCCGCGCGACAAGTACACCACCCTGCCGGAGACCACGGACCGCATCCTGGCCACCGACGTATCCGCCCGCTGGCGCTACAACACCAACCTGGACGTCTCAAGCACTGACTTCAACAAGAGCTACGACGACATCAAGGCGCTCCTGCTCGAAGGCTTCACCGAGAACTACTCCCACGCCCTGCAGCAGACGCTGTTCGACATGGGCAAGAAGGTCCTGGAAGCACACAGCGAGGTTGCCGAGATCAAGTTCTCCATGCCCAACAAGCACCACTTCCTGGTTGACCTGAGCCCGTTCGGCCTGGACAACCCCAACGAGGTCTTCTTCGCCGCGGACCGCCCGTACGGCCTCATCGAAGCAACCGTCCAGCGCGAAAACATCGAGGCTGCACCCGTTGCCTGGAGCGGCATCGCCGGCTTCTGCTAA
- a CDS encoding nucleobase:cation symporter-2 family protein, giving the protein MNIKKKSRPANTTSSNEPQRPEDKRLSIGSTFAYGFQHVLTMYGGIIAPPLIIGAAAGMSSQDIGLLIAACLFVGGLATILQTVGIPWFGSQLPLVQGVSFAGVSTMVAIVQGGGGIQAVFGSVIVASLIGLAITPLFSKIIKFFPPVVTGTVITTIGLTLMPVAANWAMGGNAKADNYGSIANIGLAAATMGVVLLLSKVGNAAISRLSILLAMIIGTIIALIAGMADFSKVGQGDIVAFPTPFAFGAPTFEIAAIISMLIVILVTLTETSADIIAVGEIVDTKVDSRRIGDGLRADMLSSAISPLFNSFTQSAFAQNLGLVAITGIKSRFVVSAGGLILVVLGLLPILGRVVAAVPTPVLGGAGVVLFGTVAASGIRTLAKVEYKNNMNLIIVAASIGFGMIPIAAPKFYDQFPSWFSTIFHSGISSAAVMAIILNILFNHFKAGNSDNQSVFVAGTERVVTPEDIKCLEHGDRFENGKLIDADGNEVPLKSTSASEH; this is encoded by the coding sequence ATGAACATCAAGAAGAAGTCCCGCCCCGCGAATACCACCTCGTCCAACGAGCCACAGCGGCCCGAGGACAAGCGCCTCTCCATCGGAAGCACCTTCGCCTACGGTTTCCAGCACGTGCTGACCATGTACGGCGGAATCATCGCCCCGCCGCTGATCATCGGTGCAGCCGCCGGCATGTCCTCGCAGGATATCGGCCTCCTGATCGCTGCCTGCTTGTTTGTCGGCGGCTTGGCCACCATCCTCCAGACGGTAGGCATCCCGTGGTTCGGCTCGCAGCTCCCGCTGGTCCAGGGCGTTTCCTTCGCCGGCGTTTCCACCATGGTGGCGATCGTCCAGGGCGGCGGCGGGATCCAGGCGGTGTTCGGTTCGGTGATCGTGGCATCACTGATCGGCCTGGCCATCACTCCCCTGTTCTCCAAGATCATCAAGTTCTTCCCGCCGGTGGTTACCGGCACGGTGATCACCACCATCGGCCTGACACTGATGCCGGTCGCCGCCAACTGGGCCATGGGCGGCAACGCCAAGGCTGACAACTACGGCAGCATTGCCAACATCGGACTCGCAGCAGCCACCATGGGCGTGGTTCTTCTCCTGAGCAAGGTGGGCAACGCCGCCATCTCCAGGCTCTCGATCCTGCTGGCCATGATCATCGGCACCATCATCGCGTTGATCGCCGGCATGGCAGATTTCTCCAAGGTTGGCCAGGGCGACATCGTCGCTTTCCCGACCCCCTTCGCTTTCGGCGCCCCGACCTTTGAGATCGCTGCGATCATCTCCATGCTGATCGTCATCCTGGTGACCCTGACGGAAACCTCCGCGGACATCATCGCAGTCGGCGAAATCGTTGACACCAAGGTGGACTCCCGCCGCATCGGCGACGGTCTCCGCGCAGACATGCTCTCCAGCGCCATCTCCCCGCTGTTCAACTCCTTCACCCAGAGCGCCTTCGCCCAGAACTTGGGCCTCGTGGCCATCACGGGCATCAAGAGCCGCTTCGTTGTCAGCGCCGGCGGCCTGATCCTGGTTGTCCTGGGCCTCCTGCCGATTCTTGGCCGGGTTGTCGCAGCGGTTCCGACGCCCGTCCTGGGCGGTGCCGGCGTCGTACTCTTCGGTACGGTTGCCGCCAGCGGTATCCGCACCCTCGCCAAGGTCGAATACAAGAACAACATGAACCTGATCATCGTGGCTGCCTCGATCGGCTTCGGCATGATCCCGATCGCCGCCCCGAAGTTCTACGACCAGTTCCCGTCCTGGTTCTCCACGATCTTCCACTCCGGCATCAGCTCGGCAGCAGTCATGGCGATCATCCTGAACATCCTGTTCAACCACTTCAAGGCCGGCAACTCGGACAACCAGTCGGTGTTCGTTGCGGGCACGGAGCGGGTGGTCACGCCCGAGGACATCAAGTGCCTTGAGCACGGCGACCGCTTCGAAAACGGCAAGCTGATTGACGCGGACGGAAATGAAGTCCCGCTCAAGAGCACCTCGGCGTCCGAGCACTAG
- a CDS encoding DUF2867 domain-containing protein: MTELPCFRSLALREIPKPDFADVCLATLPEGSDTDPTLWANRLFSLGSMPRWVAAALMLRQVLVPLIGVPRAPGNTFAVTDQQGDEALIYFQDKHLDFAVGVGVDSVSRIIRVTTAVELKGWQGRLYFGVVRPLHPMVVNSMLKRHTSPRKPPK; the protein is encoded by the coding sequence ATGACCGAGCTACCCTGCTTCCGCTCACTTGCCCTTCGCGAAATCCCGAAGCCGGATTTCGCCGACGTTTGCCTGGCCACGCTTCCCGAAGGTTCGGACACGGATCCAACGCTCTGGGCGAACCGGCTGTTCTCCCTCGGATCCATGCCCAGGTGGGTTGCCGCGGCGCTGATGCTTCGGCAGGTCCTGGTGCCGCTGATCGGTGTTCCCCGGGCACCAGGGAACACCTTCGCAGTGACCGACCAGCAAGGCGACGAGGCGCTGATCTACTTTCAGGACAAGCACCTGGACTTCGCCGTTGGGGTGGGTGTGGATTCGGTGAGCCGGATCATCAGGGTGACTACCGCCGTCGAACTCAAAGGGTGGCAGGGAAGGCTGTACTTTGGCGTCGTACGTCCGCTGCATCCGATGGTCGTGAACTCGATGCTGAAGCGGCACACAAGCCCAAGGAAACCGCCGAAATGA
- a CDS encoding IclR family transcriptional regulator → MAEKASGGVQSVERVFELLELITDAGGDVTLSELSSSTDLPLPTIHRLLRTLVSLGYIRQLPNRRYALGPRLIRLGEGASKQLGAVARPQLKTLVERLGETSNMAVLDSDMVIYVAQVPSMHSMRMFTEVGRRAHTHDTGVGKAILAQLDDDQVRGIVARTGMPTPTAKSIGDIDSLLADLKLIRERGYSIDEEEQELGVRCFAMAVPNAPTPTAISVSGPITRVDQSFADRAVPMLREAAKAISAELNQN, encoded by the coding sequence ATGGCTGAAAAGGCCTCCGGAGGCGTGCAGTCCGTTGAGCGCGTCTTTGAACTGTTGGAACTGATCACGGACGCGGGCGGCGATGTCACCCTGAGCGAACTTTCGTCGTCCACTGACCTGCCCCTGCCCACCATCCACCGGTTGCTGCGCACGCTGGTGTCGCTGGGCTACATCCGGCAGCTGCCCAACCGCCGCTACGCCCTGGGCCCGAGGCTCATCCGCCTGGGCGAAGGTGCCAGCAAGCAGCTCGGCGCCGTGGCCCGTCCGCAGCTGAAGACCCTCGTGGAGCGGCTCGGCGAAACCTCCAACATGGCCGTCCTTGATTCCGACATGGTCATCTACGTGGCCCAGGTTCCTTCCATGCACTCCATGCGCATGTTCACCGAGGTCGGCCGCCGCGCCCACACGCATGACACCGGCGTGGGCAAAGCCATCCTGGCCCAGCTGGACGACGACCAGGTCCGCGGCATCGTTGCCCGCACCGGCATGCCCACCCCCACGGCGAAGAGCATCGGGGACATTGACTCCCTGCTGGCTGACCTGAAACTCATCCGCGAACGTGGCTACTCCATTGACGAGGAAGAGCAGGAACTCGGCGTGCGATGCTTCGCCATGGCCGTGCCGAATGCTCCGACTCCTACGGCCATCTCCGTTTCCGGCCCGATCACCCGTGTGGACCAGAGCTTCGCCGACCGGGCCGTGCCCATGCTGCGCGAGGCTGCCAAGGCGATCTCCGCGGAGCTCAACCAAAACTAA